A single Bosea sp. PAMC 26642 DNA region contains:
- a CDS encoding type II toxin-antitoxin system RelE/ParE family toxin: protein MTIQSFKDTRLEAILERRVPKGFPADLMSVTRRKLIMLDSALTLADLRLPPANRLEALKSDRAGQHSIRVNDQFRICFRWSVHGPADIEFVDYH from the coding sequence ATGACGATCCAGAGTTTCAAGGACACGAGACTCGAGGCAATCCTCGAACGCCGGGTTCCAAAAGGATTCCCGGCTGACCTCATGTCTGTGACGCGGCGAAAGCTCATTATGCTGGACAGCGCTCTGACACTCGCTGACCTCAGGTTGCCGCCGGCCAATCGTCTCGAAGCCCTCAAATCCGATCGGGCCGGGCAACATTCGATCCGCGTGAACGACCAGTTCCGCATCTGCTTCCGCTGGAGCGTCCATGGGCCGGCCGACATCGAATTCGTCGATTATCATTGA
- a CDS encoding HigA family addiction module antitoxin has translation MTKLSPVHPGEILREEFLAPLDLSSGSVARAIGVPRTRIERLAQEQVDLSPDTAIRLARFFGTSAEFWMAIQSRYALERATDRLGDNLLQIEPMRQAS, from the coding sequence ATGACGAAGCTCTCCCCCGTCCACCCCGGAGAAATCCTGCGCGAGGAATTCCTCGCACCTCTCGATTTGTCCTCCGGATCGGTTGCGCGCGCGATCGGGGTCCCTCGCACGCGGATCGAACGGCTCGCGCAGGAGCAGGTCGACTTGAGCCCGGATACGGCCATTCGTCTGGCGCGGTTCTTCGGAACCAGCGCCGAGTTCTGGATGGCGATCCAGAGTCGCTACGCCCTGGAACGAGCCACAGATCGTCTCGGCGACAACCTGTTGCAGATCGAACCGATGAGGCAGGCGAGTTGA